The Porphyrobacter sp. HT-58-2 genome has a window encoding:
- a CDS encoding DUF1838 family protein, whose translation MLHSSSHFRRSIVLAIAAAAMVMAAPVLSEGDTAPAAPTADSRAAAPEEFRMWIDARAGTGEPVHWVSEGGIYEYPSGKKLFGMIGFDSSRVFWPEKPGDPVVHLTRKTYAYTDPETGEILTEYNGQKVEPIAYPYQMISYRYENGRIYGDVEQGVAPAVQKIEAKTGMTWRWMGKDTLAITAPVFLDFPLPGGGRYEAWENYDFFIHRPGTNAEPHQMAWQRYGALPPFAGKGQAIYHLLSWRVDSNTKLPERLREWAEREKPMWLNPPRDLNEIRALQQGKAMEGWAR comes from the coding sequence ATGCTGCATTCATCCTCCCACTTCCGGCGCTCGATTGTCCTTGCCATCGCCGCGGCTGCGATGGTGATGGCCGCTCCTGTCTTATCTGAAGGAGACACCGCACCTGCCGCCCCCACCGCTGACAGCCGCGCCGCCGCGCCGGAAGAATTCCGGATGTGGATCGATGCGCGCGCGGGCACCGGCGAACCGGTGCATTGGGTCTCGGAAGGGGGGATCTACGAATACCCCAGCGGCAAGAAGCTGTTCGGCATGATCGGGTTCGATTCAAGCCGGGTGTTCTGGCCCGAAAAGCCCGGCGATCCGGTGGTGCACCTGACTCGCAAGACCTATGCCTACACCGATCCGGAAACCGGCGAGATTCTTACCGAATACAACGGCCAGAAGGTCGAGCCGATCGCCTATCCCTATCAGATGATCTCTTACCGCTACGAGAACGGGCGCATCTATGGCGATGTTGAACAGGGCGTTGCACCCGCGGTTCAGAAGATCGAAGCGAAGACGGGGATGACCTGGCGCTGGATGGGGAAGGACACGCTCGCCATAACGGCGCCGGTGTTCCTCGATTTCCCGCTCCCCGGCGGCGGGCGGTACGAAGCCTGGGAGAACTATGACTTCTTTATCCACCGCCCCGGCACCAATGCCGAACCGCACCAGATGGCGTGGCAGCGCTATGGCGCGCTCCCGCCGTTTGCGGGCAAGGGGCAGGCGATCTATCACCTCTTGTCGTGGCGGGTCGACAGCAACACCAAGTTGCCGGAGCGGCTGCGCGAATGGGCTGAGCGGGAAAAGCCGATGTGGCTCAATCCGCCGCGCGACCTCAATGAGATTCGCGCGCTCCAGCAGGGCAAGGCGATGGAGGGCTGGGCGCGCTGA
- a CDS encoding hydroxymethylglutaryl-CoA lyase translates to MTEILISEVGPRDGLQSIKAIMPLDAKKRWIAAEAAAGVREIEVGSFVPPSLLPQMADTADLVAFARTIEGLNVVALVPNAKGAARAAEAGVHAMSIPFSMSETHSIKNVRKDHPAMLAEIAEAAAIARAAGIHFAVGLSTAFGCTMEGAVSEDAVVRLAEKAAEAGAQEFSLSDTTGYADPAQVRRLVRKVRAAVGAERMTTLHLHNTRGLGLANVVAGLDEGITTFDASLGGLGGCPFAPGASGNLVTEDLVLMLNSMGLKTGIDLYRLLEVRAILAEALPDEPLYGFTPDAGPMKDYAQRIAS, encoded by the coding sequence ATGACCGAAATCCTCATCTCCGAAGTCGGCCCGCGCGACGGACTGCAATCGATCAAGGCGATCATGCCGCTCGACGCGAAGAAACGCTGGATCGCCGCCGAGGCAGCCGCCGGGGTGCGCGAGATCGAGGTGGGCAGCTTCGTGCCGCCGAGCCTGTTGCCGCAGATGGCCGACACCGCTGACCTCGTCGCCTTCGCGCGCACGATCGAGGGGCTGAATGTCGTCGCGCTGGTGCCCAACGCCAAGGGAGCCGCACGTGCCGCCGAGGCCGGGGTCCACGCCATGAGCATCCCCTTCTCCATGAGTGAGACCCACTCGATCAAGAACGTGCGCAAGGATCACCCCGCGATGCTGGCCGAGATCGCCGAGGCGGCGGCAATCGCGCGGGCGGCGGGCATCCACTTTGCCGTCGGCCTTTCGACCGCCTTCGGTTGCACGATGGAAGGCGCGGTGAGCGAGGATGCCGTGGTGCGGCTTGCAGAAAAGGCGGCGGAGGCGGGGGCGCAGGAGTTCTCGCTCTCCGACACTACCGGCTATGCCGATCCCGCGCAGGTGCGCAGGCTGGTGCGCAAGGTGCGTGCGGCGGTGGGGGCGGAGCGGATGACCACCCTCCACCTCCACAATACCCGCGGGCTTGGCCTTGCCAATGTCGTAGCCGGGCTGGACGAAGGGATCACCACCTTCGATGCCTCGCTGGGCGGGCTCGGCGGCTGTCCCTTTGCGCCGGGCGCTTCCGGCAACCTCGTGACCGAAGACCTCGTGCTGATGCTCAACAGCATGGGCCTCAAGACCGGGATCGACCTCTACAGGCTGCTCGAAGTGCGCGCCATCCTTGCCGAGGCGCTGCCGGACGAGCCGCTCTACGGCTTCACCCCCGATGCCGGGCCGATGAAGGACTACGCACAGAGGATCGCATCATGA
- a CDS encoding DUF1330 domain-containing protein: MPAYMIVTAAIRDREAFIAGYGAAAAALIPQFGGEYLLRGPGAECLEGSFGEGASMVISKWPDRAAIKAFWNSPEYAEARKLREGLADVQVLVIDGPDLVTPESG; encoded by the coding sequence ATGCCCGCCTACATGATCGTCACCGCTGCGATCCGCGACCGCGAGGCCTTTATCGCGGGCTACGGCGCGGCGGCGGCGGCGCTGATCCCGCAATTCGGCGGCGAATACCTGCTGCGCGGCCCGGGCGCGGAGTGCCTCGAAGGCAGCTTCGGGGAGGGCGCGAGCATGGTGATCTCCAAATGGCCTGACCGCGCTGCGATCAAGGCCTTCTGGAACAGCCCCGAATATGCCGAGGCGCGGAAACTGCGCGAAGGCTTGGCCGATGTGCAGGTGCTGGTGATCGACGGCCCCGATCTCGTCACTCCAGAATCTGGTTGA
- a CDS encoding class I SAM-dependent methyltransferase — protein sequence MAKDLPPPYTAMSRHPMMPRTSHDEAARFNFLTHFNRYLSGTIGAGNRLAYEKRVLPAFRAEHGRDPEHRYEIRDAMNQDPWHRMWSALKRNSMEMRQHNGRQVVLRQLDELDAMARQFNEHSGMLELDPAIAQPEYQTAVDIHCQPGGYHGEERPGDVTVGANYDVGLFATTGGALGGLNDGGGQAVVGWVKAERPDWRPRRILDIGCTIGHNAVPIAQAFPDAEVIAIDTAAASLRYGAARAAALGVKNIRFVQASGEDLSRWADGHFDWVQTTMFLHELSAKAMPRILAEANRVLAPGGLILHIEQPQYSDEMPLFEQFMRDWDAFNNNEPFWSAMHGQDLKEVMAKAGFPHDSQFVAGVRAVVDPAIFPPSPDAAEEDYGRAAIWNAYGAWKPLAKAEAA from the coding sequence ATGGCCAAAGATCTGCCCCCGCCCTACACCGCAATGAGCCGTCATCCGATGATGCCGCGCACCTCCCATGACGAGGCGGCGCGGTTCAATTTCCTGACCCATTTCAACCGCTATCTTTCCGGCACCATCGGCGCCGGCAACCGGCTCGCCTATGAAAAGCGGGTGCTGCCCGCCTTCCGGGCCGAACATGGCCGCGATCCCGAGCACCGCTACGAAATCCGCGACGCGATGAACCAGGATCCGTGGCACCGCATGTGGTCGGCGCTCAAGCGCAATTCGATGGAAATGCGCCAGCACAACGGGCGGCAGGTGGTGCTGCGTCAGCTCGACGAGCTCGATGCGATGGCGCGCCAGTTCAACGAACATTCGGGGATGCTCGAACTCGATCCGGCGATTGCACAGCCCGAGTACCAGACCGCGGTCGATATTCACTGCCAGCCCGGCGGTTACCACGGCGAGGAACGCCCCGGGGATGTGACGGTCGGCGCGAATTACGATGTCGGCCTGTTCGCGACCACGGGCGGCGCACTCGGCGGACTCAACGACGGGGGCGGGCAGGCGGTGGTCGGCTGGGTCAAGGCCGAGCGGCCCGACTGGCGCCCGCGCCGCATTCTCGATATCGGCTGCACCATCGGCCACAACGCTGTGCCAATCGCGCAGGCGTTCCCCGATGCCGAGGTTATCGCGATTGACACCGCCGCTGCGTCCCTTCGCTACGGAGCGGCGCGGGCGGCGGCGCTGGGGGTGAAGAACATCCGTTTCGTGCAGGCCTCGGGCGAGGACCTGTCGCGCTGGGCCGACGGGCATTTCGACTGGGTGCAGACCACCATGTTCCTGCACGAATTGTCGGCCAAGGCCATGCCGCGCATTCTGGCCGAGGCCAATCGCGTGCTCGCGCCCGGCGGGTTGATCCTGCACATCGAGCAGCCGCAATATTCCGACGAAATGCCGCTGTTCGAACAGTTCATGCGCGACTGGGATGCGTTCAACAACAACGAGCCGTTCTGGTCAGCGATGCACGGGCAGGATTTGAAGGAAGTCATGGCCAAGGCCGGTTTCCCGCACGACAGCCAGTTCGTCGCCGGGGTGCGGGCGGTGGTCGACCCGGCGATTTTCCCGCCCTCTCCCGATGCGGCCGAGGAGGATTATGGCCGCGCCGCGATCTGGAACGCCTATGGGGCCTGGAAGCCGCTCGCCAAGGCGGAAGCAGCATGA
- a CDS encoding 3-isopropylmalate dehydratase large subunit has protein sequence MAQTLFAKIWDAHRIAETAGGAHLIAIDRVFLHERTGAAALRRMAETGRTVLDPARVFAVMDHIVDTRPGRGDGTLMPGGEGFITETRAAARAAGITLFDVNDRDQGIIHVISPEQGIVLPGLTLVAPDSHTCTQGAFGALAWGIGSSEAEHAMVTGTLRMERPRTMRVTFTGQLAPGVTAKDMALALIATHGAGGGAGHAVEFAGEAVTALDMEGRLTLANMATEFSTMTGIIAPDAKTFAYLAGRPYAPEAFDDPYWATLRSDADASFDREIVIDAAAIAPMVSWGTSPEHTIPVTATVPHGPERAHTYIGLPAGAPLAGTPIDAAFIGSCTNSRISDLRRAAALLKGRRIAPTIRKALVVPGSLAVKRQAEAEGLDKVFEAAGFEWRMSGCSLCFYAGGEGFAEGSRVISSTNRNFEGRQGPGIRTHIASPETVAASALAGVIADPRLLAREEASA, from the coding sequence ATGGCACAAACCCTGTTCGCCAAAATCTGGGACGCACACCGCATCGCCGAAACGGCGGGTGGCGCGCACCTGATCGCGATTGACCGGGTATTCCTGCACGAACGCACCGGGGCGGCGGCGCTCAGGCGCATGGCCGAGACAGGGCGCACCGTGCTCGATCCGGCGCGGGTGTTTGCGGTGATGGATCATATCGTCGATACCCGCCCCGGGCGCGGGGACGGTACGCTGATGCCTGGCGGCGAGGGCTTCATCACCGAAACCCGCGCAGCCGCCCGCGCAGCGGGGATCACCCTGTTCGATGTCAACGACCGCGATCAGGGGATCATCCATGTGATCTCGCCCGAACAGGGCATCGTGCTGCCCGGCCTGACGCTGGTTGCGCCCGACAGCCACACCTGCACGCAAGGCGCGTTCGGGGCGCTCGCCTGGGGGATCGGCAGCAGCGAGGCCGAGCACGCGATGGTCACCGGCACGCTCAGGATGGAGCGGCCCAGAACGATGCGCGTGACCTTCACCGGCCAGCTTGCCCCCGGCGTGACGGCCAAGGACATGGCGCTCGCGCTGATTGCCACGCACGGCGCGGGCGGCGGGGCGGGTCATGCGGTGGAGTTCGCGGGCGAGGCGGTGACGGCGCTCGACATGGAAGGGCGCTTGACGCTCGCCAACATGGCGACCGAATTCAGCACCATGACCGGGATCATCGCGCCCGATGCCAAGACCTTCGCCTACCTCGCGGGGCGGCCCTATGCCCCCGAAGCCTTCGACGATCCATATTGGGCGACGCTGCGTTCCGATGCCGATGCCAGCTTTGATCGCGAGATCGTAATCGACGCCGCCGCCATCGCCCCGATGGTCAGCTGGGGCACCAGTCCCGAACACACCATCCCGGTCACCGCTACTGTGCCACACGGGCCCGAGCGCGCGCATACCTATATCGGCCTGCCCGCCGGAGCGCCGCTGGCCGGGACGCCGATTGACGCTGCTTTCATCGGCTCATGCACCAACAGCCGCATATCCGACCTGCGCCGCGCCGCCGCGCTGCTGAAGGGCCGCCGCATCGCGCCCACGATCCGCAAGGCGCTGGTCGTCCCCGGTTCGCTCGCGGTCAAGCGGCAGGCCGAGGCCGAGGGGCTCGACAAGGTCTTCGAGGCGGCCGGGTTCGAATGGCGCATGAGCGGGTGCTCGCTGTGCTTCTATGCGGGCGGCGAGGGCTTTGCCGAGGGCTCGCGCGTCATATCCAGCACCAACCGCAATTTCGAGGGACGGCAGGGCCCCGGCATCCGCACCCATATCGCCTCGCCCGAAACGGTAGCGGCCAGCGCGCTTGCCGGAGTGATCGCCGATCCGCGCCTGCTCGCCCGCGAGGAGGCCTCCGCATGA
- a CDS encoding RelA/SpoT family protein produces the protein MLRQYELVEKVLDYDPNADEAMLNRAYVYTVQKHGTQKRASGDPYFSHPVEVAGLMTDLKLDMATIITALLHDTVEDTLATIDDIEAHFGPEVARLVDGVTKLSKIETMPENERAAENLRKFLLAMSEDIRVLLVKLADRLHNMRTLHFIKKPEKRQRIARETMDIYAPLAERVGMYEYMHEMQALAFRELEPEAYATITGRLEQLRSQDGGQVDAIALKIKQRLAEAGLKVEVYGREKHPFSIWHKMAERHVSFEQVTDIMAFRVLTETEEDCYRALGILHTTWQFLPGKFKDYISTPKSNGYRSLHTSLMYENSMRVEVQIRTREMHRTNEFGLAAHWAYKQGDRPDGAVGWLRDLIEIVDASHDAEELLEHTRMAIYQDRIFAFTPKGALFQLPKGATAVDFAFAVHTNLGTQTAGVKINGRHMPLRTPLNNGDVVEIIKNPHANPQLSWLGFVVTGKARAAIRRAVRMKERAEVAAIGSKLFDEIAARVPARIGKKAIRAAVERLGMDEPDDLMYAIGAAKIPDREVMEALVPGCTAGIEEDEHWERRERAISIRGLTPGVAFDLAPCCHPVPGDRIVGIRRKGETVLVHAIDCMELANGVDSDWIDLAWGNRSVGATGQLSVTIYDRLGTLAEMAGIFAQNKANIITLMQAQIDPPFVTYDVEVEVQDVAHLNRIISALRASDAVAQAERQ, from the coding sequence ATGCTGCGCCAGTACGAACTCGTCGAGAAGGTTCTCGATTACGATCCCAACGCCGACGAGGCGATGCTCAACCGTGCCTATGTCTATACCGTGCAGAAGCACGGCACCCAGAAGCGCGCGAGCGGCGATCCCTATTTCAGCCACCCGGTCGAAGTCGCCGGGCTGATGACCGACCTGAAGCTCGACATGGCGACGATCATCACCGCGCTGCTCCACGACACGGTCGAGGACACGCTGGCGACGATTGACGATATCGAGGCCCATTTCGGCCCCGAGGTTGCGCGGCTGGTGGACGGGGTGACCAAGCTCTCCAAGATCGAAACCATGCCGGAAAACGAGCGCGCGGCGGAAAACCTGCGCAAGTTCCTGCTGGCGATGTCCGAGGATATCCGCGTGCTGCTGGTCAAGCTGGCTGACCGGCTCCACAACATGCGCACGCTCCACTTCATCAAGAAGCCGGAAAAGCGCCAGCGCATCGCCCGCGAGACGATGGATATCTACGCGCCCCTCGCCGAGCGCGTGGGCATGTATGAATATATGCACGAGATGCAGGCGCTGGCCTTCCGCGAGCTGGAGCCGGAAGCCTATGCCACGATCACGGGCCGGCTGGAGCAATTGCGCTCGCAGGATGGCGGGCAGGTCGATGCGATTGCACTCAAGATCAAGCAGCGCCTTGCCGAGGCGGGCCTCAAGGTCGAGGTCTACGGGCGCGAAAAGCACCCTTTTTCGATCTGGCACAAGATGGCCGAACGCCATGTCAGCTTCGAACAGGTGACCGACATCATGGCCTTCCGCGTCCTCACCGAGACCGAGGAGGACTGCTACCGCGCACTGGGTATCCTGCACACGACCTGGCAGTTCCTGCCGGGCAAGTTCAAGGACTACATCTCGACACCGAAATCGAACGGTTATCGCTCGCTCCACACGTCCTTGATGTACGAAAACTCGATGCGGGTCGAAGTGCAGATCCGCACGCGCGAGATGCACCGTACCAATGAATTCGGCCTTGCGGCGCACTGGGCCTACAAGCAGGGCGACAGGCCCGACGGGGCGGTGGGCTGGCTGCGCGACCTGATCGAGATTGTCGATGCCAGCCACGATGCCGAAGAGCTGCTCGAACACACCCGCATGGCGATCTATCAGGATCGCATCTTCGCCTTCACGCCCAAGGGCGCGCTGTTCCAGCTGCCCAAGGGGGCGACGGCGGTGGATTTCGCCTTTGCGGTCCACACCAATCTCGGCACGCAGACTGCTGGGGTGAAAATCAACGGGCGACACATGCCGCTGCGCACGCCGCTCAATAACGGCGATGTGGTCGAGATCATCAAGAACCCCCACGCCAATCCGCAGCTTTCATGGCTGGGCTTTGTCGTCACCGGCAAGGCGCGCGCCGCGATCCGCCGTGCGGTGCGGATGAAGGAGCGCGCCGAGGTCGCCGCGATCGGATCGAAGCTGTTCGACGAAATCGCTGCCCGCGTCCCCGCGCGCATCGGCAAGAAGGCGATCCGCGCCGCGGTCGAACGGCTCGGCATGGATGAACCCGATGACCTGATGTATGCCATCGGCGCGGCCAAGATCCCCGACCGCGAGGTGATGGAGGCGCTCGTTCCCGGCTGCACCGCGGGCATCGAGGAGGACGAGCACTGGGAGCGGCGCGAGCGCGCGATCTCGATCCGGGGCCTCACGCCGGGCGTCGCCTTCGACCTTGCGCCCTGCTGCCACCCGGTGCCGGGCGACCGCATCGTCGGCATCCGCCGCAAGGGCGAGACCGTGCTGGTCCACGCCATTGATTGCATGGAGCTGGCGAACGGGGTGGACAGCGACTGGATCGATCTGGCCTGGGGCAATCGCTCGGTCGGCGCTACCGGCCAGCTTTCGGTGACGATCTACGACCGGCTCGGCACGCTGGCGGAAATGGCGGGCATCTTCGCGCAGAACAAGGCCAATATCATCACCCTGATGCAGGCCCAGATCGACCCGCCTTTCGTGACCTATGATGTCGAGGTGGAGGTGCAGGATGTGGCACACCTCAACCGCATCATCTCGGCCCTGCGCGCCAGCGACGCCGTGGCGCAGGCTGAGCGCCAGTAG
- a CDS encoding CaiB/BaiF CoA transferase family protein, producing MTAPEPLKGIRVVEFTHMVMGPVVGHILAGLGAEVIRIEPIGGDNTRRLKGSGAGYFPMYNRGKQSICLDLKSPEGIAVAQDLIARADVLVENFRPGALDRLGLDYDTCAAANPRLIYCSEKGFLPGPYEQRTALDEVAQMMGGLAYMTGPPGRPLRAGASVIDVTGGMFGVIGVLAALEERHRTGRGQKVVASLFETTTYLVGQHMAQFAVTGSPAAPMPARVSAWAIYDVFETRDEPVFIGVVTDALWEKFCRLFALDALWADETLRENNARVAARDRIIPEIRTLIATMTRAEVIAKLDGSGLPFAPIGKPEDLFDDPHLQHGGLEDVTLDNGTQVRLPTIPLEMAGTRIGAPQELPTPGRDAREVLERLGYDEERIAALIADGAVGESA from the coding sequence ATGACCGCGCCAGAACCCCTCAAGGGCATCCGCGTCGTCGAGTTCACCCACATGGTGATGGGGCCGGTGGTCGGCCATATCCTTGCAGGGCTCGGCGCCGAGGTGATCCGCATCGAGCCCATCGGCGGCGACAACACGCGCCGCCTCAAGGGATCGGGCGCGGGCTATTTCCCGATGTACAACCGCGGCAAGCAGTCGATCTGCCTCGATCTCAAATCGCCTGAGGGGATCGCTGTGGCGCAAGACCTCATCGCCCGCGCCGATGTGCTGGTGGAGAATTTCCGCCCCGGCGCGCTCGACCGGTTGGGGCTGGACTATGACACTTGCGCCGCTGCCAATCCGCGCCTGATCTACTGCTCGGAAAAGGGCTTCCTTCCCGGCCCCTACGAACAGCGCACCGCCTTGGACGAGGTCGCGCAGATGATGGGCGGGCTCGCCTACATGACCGGGCCGCCGGGCCGCCCCTTGCGCGCCGGTGCGAGCGTGATCGACGTGACCGGCGGGATGTTCGGCGTCATCGGCGTGCTCGCCGCGCTGGAGGAACGCCACCGCACGGGCCGCGGGCAGAAGGTCGTCGCCAGCCTGTTCGAGACCACCACCTATCTCGTCGGCCAGCATATGGCGCAGTTCGCCGTCACCGGCAGCCCCGCCGCGCCCATGCCCGCGCGCGTCTCGGCCTGGGCGATCTATGACGTGTTCGAGACGCGCGACGAGCCGGTGTTCATCGGCGTGGTCACCGATGCGCTGTGGGAGAAGTTCTGCCGCCTCTTCGCGCTCGATGCGCTGTGGGCCGACGAAACCCTGCGAGAGAACAACGCCCGCGTGGCGGCGCGCGACCGGATCATACCTGAAATCCGCACGCTGATCGCCACGATGACCCGCGCCGAGGTGATCGCGAAGCTCGACGGCTCCGGCCTGCCCTTTGCACCGATCGGCAAGCCCGAAGACCTGTTCGACGATCCCCATCTGCAACACGGCGGGCTGGAGGACGTGACCCTCGACAACGGCACCCAAGTGCGCCTGCCAACCATCCCGCTCGAAATGGCGGGAACGCGCATCGGCGCGCCGCAGGAGTTGCCGACACCGGGACGCGATGCGCGCGAGGTGCTGGAAAGGCTGGGCTACGACGAGGAACGTATTGCCGCCCTGATTGCGGACGGCGCCGTGGGAGAAAGCGCATGA
- a CDS encoding VOC family protein encodes MRIIALAAAASLLAGCAVNIGNEAPRTVAAAPASPGVAAPRDRLPTDVRRATIIVRDMEKSLALYRDVIGLQVNYDTTVQTSGVALPAGEPGATARLVLLNANDPWVGWVGLMEWVDPAIPAGDYPKRMGRRAMSCWCSTPTMSKAAARVPSRYPA; translated from the coding sequence ATGAGAATAATCGCACTGGCCGCCGCCGCCAGCCTGCTGGCGGGCTGCGCCGTCAATATCGGCAACGAGGCGCCCCGCACCGTCGCCGCCGCGCCCGCCTCTCCCGGCGTTGCTGCGCCAAGGGATCGCCTGCCGACCGACGTGCGCCGCGCCACGATTATCGTGCGCGACATGGAAAAGTCGCTCGCGCTCTACCGCGATGTGATCGGGCTTCAGGTCAATTACGATACGACTGTCCAGACCTCGGGCGTCGCCCTGCCGGCGGGCGAGCCGGGCGCGACCGCGCGGCTGGTGCTGCTCAATGCCAATGATCCCTGGGTCGGCTGGGTCGGGCTGATGGAGTGGGTCGATCCGGCGATTCCTGCAGGCGATTATCCCAAGCGCATGGGCCGGCGGGCGATGTCGTGCTGGTGCTCAACACCGACGATGTCGAAGGCCGCTGCGCGCGTGCCAAGCAGGTACCCGGCGTGA
- a CDS encoding peptidylprolyl isomerase translates to MKKMLLVASSALALALPASAQDPSPSSSGREAQPQAEPVGQTKTTAPAPSEIVAAAPKADWTRIPAEDLLVMTLAPDAEGKPRQVVIQLMPAPFSQGWVHNIRLFARAKWYDGISVNRVQDNYVTQWGDPNYDNPEATGEPKPLPEGLMVMGEAEYVAPAKCAYLSPAGENNFQRYCDLGFGSPLRILDPYVTKGEAGFSNGWQMAGKIEGEHGEVWPTHCYGMVGVGRNYSPDTGSGAELYTVIGHAPRHLDRNIALVGRVIEGMEHLSSLPRGKGELGFYAEFERDKRTPILTVRVASDLPAGERPLFEYLSTESDTFATYAEAIANRRDPFFITPAGGADICNIRVPVRRVAAGG, encoded by the coding sequence ATGAAAAAGATGCTTCTGGTCGCCTCTTCCGCCCTCGCCCTTGCCCTGCCTGCTTCCGCTCAGGACCCTTCGCCCTCAAGCAGCGGACGCGAAGCACAGCCGCAGGCTGAACCGGTAGGGCAAACAAAGACTACCGCGCCTGCGCCGTCCGAGATTGTCGCCGCCGCGCCCAAGGCGGACTGGACGCGCATCCCGGCGGAGGATCTGCTGGTGATGACCCTCGCGCCCGATGCCGAGGGCAAGCCGCGTCAGGTGGTGATCCAGCTGATGCCCGCGCCCTTCAGCCAGGGCTGGGTCCACAACATCCGCCTGTTCGCCCGCGCCAAGTGGTATGATGGCATCTCGGTCAACCGGGTGCAGGACAATTACGTCACCCAGTGGGGCGATCCCAATTACGACAACCCCGAGGCGACGGGGGAGCCGAAGCCCTTGCCAGAGGGGCTGATGGTGATGGGGGAGGCAGAGTATGTTGCGCCCGCCAAATGCGCTTATCTTTCCCCCGCCGGCGAAAACAACTTTCAGCGTTATTGTGATCTCGGCTTTGGTTCACCGCTTCGAATTCTCGACCCCTACGTAACGAAGGGCGAAGCGGGGTTCTCCAATGGCTGGCAGATGGCTGGCAAGATCGAAGGTGAGCATGGCGAGGTCTGGCCCACCCACTGCTACGGCATGGTCGGCGTAGGGCGGAACTATTCGCCGGATACCGGATCGGGCGCGGAGCTTTATACCGTGATCGGCCACGCGCCGCGCCATCTCGATCGCAATATCGCGCTGGTGGGCCGGGTTATCGAGGGGATGGAGCACCTCTCCAGCCTCCCAAGGGGCAAGGGCGAATTGGGCTTCTATGCCGAGTTCGAAAGGGACAAGCGCACGCCGATCCTGACGGTGCGGGTGGCGAGCGACTTGCCTGCGGGCGAACGGCCGCTTTTCGAATATCTCTCGACCGAAAGCGACACCTTCGCGACCTACGCCGAAGCCATCGCCAACCGCCGCGATCCGTTCTTCATCACGCCCGCTGGCGGGGCGGACATCTGCAACATCCGCGTGCCGGTGCGGCGCGTTGCGGCGGGAGGCTAA
- a CDS encoding DUF3598 domain-containing protein: MTDFAAAMPLLARHEGVWDGTYSYFNAANEKIDEHASRLLCRITGDPDIPYHQTNHYTWPDGRTEVRDFPATYRDGRIWWNNELIQGWAAEVPLDEYNRTMMLYWQRTGDPSLYLYEQIQISDCGQHRCRTWHWIRNGQLETRTAIQETFVTRDWRAIDAEMQAKG, encoded by the coding sequence ATGACCGATTTTGCCGCAGCCATGCCGCTGCTCGCCCGCCACGAAGGCGTGTGGGACGGCACCTATTCCTATTTCAATGCGGCCAACGAGAAGATCGACGAGCACGCCAGCCGCCTCTTGTGCCGCATCACCGGTGATCCCGACATCCCCTATCACCAGACCAACCACTACACCTGGCCCGACGGTCGCACCGAAGTACGCGATTTCCCTGCGACCTATCGTGACGGGCGGATCTGGTGGAACAACGAGCTGATCCAAGGCTGGGCTGCCGAAGTGCCGCTCGACGAGTATAACCGCACGATGATGCTCTACTGGCAGCGGACCGGCGATCCTTCGCTCTATCTCTACGAGCAGATCCAGATTTCCGACTGCGGCCAGCACCGCTGCCGCACGTGGCACTGGATCCGCAATGGCCAGCTGGAAACCCGCACCGCGATTCAGGAGACCTTTGTGACTAGGGACTGGCGCGCGATCGACGCGGAAATGCAGGCGAAGGGCTGA
- the leuD gene encoding 3-isopropylmalate dehydratase small subunit, with protein sequence MKPVSTITSPGVPLLRDNIDTDTIIPSREMKTTGRTGLAEGLFAPWRYTDAAARVRDPAFVLNQRDAIGTRLLLAGANFGCGSSREHAVWALAEFGIEAIIAPSFAPIFKGNCIRNGLLPIELPEAVVRALVWQMVRIDLPTQTVSAGDDSWSFAIDPEAKAMLAEGLDAIDLTLKQKPAILAWLAADRKLRPWAYRETAT encoded by the coding sequence ATGAAGCCCGTCTCCACCATCACCAGCCCCGGCGTGCCCTTGCTGCGCGACAATATTGACACCGACACGATCATCCCCAGCCGCGAGATGAAGACCACCGGGCGCACCGGCCTTGCCGAGGGGCTGTTCGCCCCGTGGCGATACACCGATGCCGCCGCGCGGGTGCGCGATCCGGCTTTCGTGCTCAACCAGCGCGATGCCATCGGCACCCGCCTGCTGCTGGCGGGCGCGAACTTCGGCTGCGGATCGAGCCGCGAGCACGCCGTCTGGGCGCTGGCCGAGTTCGGGATCGAGGCGATCATCGCCCCGTCCTTCGCGCCGATCTTCAAGGGCAACTGCATCCGCAACGGGCTTCTGCCGATCGAGCTGCCAGAAGCGGTGGTCCGCGCCCTTGTCTGGCAGATGGTGCGTATCGACCTTCCCACGCAGACCGTCAGCGCAGGCGACGACAGCTGGTCCTTCGCCATCGATCCGGAGGCCAAGGCGATGCTGGCCGAGGGCCTCGACGCCATCGACCTGACCCTCAAGCAAAAACCCGCCATACTCGCGTGGCTGGCCGCTGACCGGAAGCTGCGGCCATGGGCCTATCGGGAGACCGCCACATGA